One stretch of Manis pentadactyla isolate mManPen7 chromosome 10, mManPen7.hap1, whole genome shotgun sequence DNA includes these proteins:
- the DESI1 gene encoding desumoylating isopeptidase 1 isoform X1 → MEAPNLYPVKLYVYDLSKGLARRLSPIMLGKQLEGIWHTSIVVHKDEFFFGSGGISSCPPGGTLLGPPDSVVDVGSTEVTEEIFLEYLSSLGESLFRGEAYNLFEHNCNTFSNEVAQFLTGRKIPSYITDLPSEVLSTTSGARSL, encoded by the exons ATGGAGGCGCCGAATCTCTATCCAGTGAAGCTCTACGTGTACGACCTGTCCAAGGGTTTGGCCCGGCGGCTCAGCCCCATCATGCTGG GGAAACAACTGGAAGGCATCTG GCACACATCCATAGTTGTGCACAAGGATGAGTTCTTCTTTGGCAGTGGCGGTATCTCCAGCTGTCCCCCA GGAGGGACATTGCTTGGGCCCCCAGACTCTGTGGTTGATGTGGGGAGCACAGAAGTCACAGAAGAAATCTTCCTGGAGTACCTGTCCTCCCTGGGGGAGTCCCTGTTCCG AGGTGAGGCCTACAACCTCTTTGAACACAACTGTAACACCTTCAGCAACGAAGTGGCACAGTTCCTAACAGGGCGGAAGATCCCTTCCTACATCACTGACCTTCCCTCCGAAGTTCTCTCCAC AACCTCAGGAGCACGCTCACTGTGA
- the DESI1 gene encoding desumoylating isopeptidase 1 isoform X2, protein MEAPNLYPVKLYVYDLSKGLARRLSPIMLGKQLEGIWHTSIVVHKDEFFFGSGGISSCPPGGTLLGPPDSVVDVGSTEVTEEIFLEYLSSLGESLFRGEAYNLFEHNCNTFSNEVAQFLTGRKIPSYITDLPSEVLSTPFGQALRPLLDSIQIQPPGGGAVGRPSSQS, encoded by the exons ATGGAGGCGCCGAATCTCTATCCAGTGAAGCTCTACGTGTACGACCTGTCCAAGGGTTTGGCCCGGCGGCTCAGCCCCATCATGCTGG GGAAACAACTGGAAGGCATCTG GCACACATCCATAGTTGTGCACAAGGATGAGTTCTTCTTTGGCAGTGGCGGTATCTCCAGCTGTCCCCCA GGAGGGACATTGCTTGGGCCCCCAGACTCTGTGGTTGATGTGGGGAGCACAGAAGTCACAGAAGAAATCTTCCTGGAGTACCTGTCCTCCCTGGGGGAGTCCCTGTTCCG AGGTGAGGCCTACAACCTCTTTGAACACAACTGTAACACCTTCAGCAACGAAGTGGCACAGTTCCTAACAGGGCGGAAGATCCCTTCCTACATCACTGACCTTCCCTCCGAAGTTCTCTCCAC GCCCTTTGGACAGGCCCTGCGGCCCCTCCTGGACTCCATCCAGATCCAGCCTCCTGGCGGGGGCGCTGTGGGCCGGCCCAGCAGCCAGAGCTAA